In a genomic window of Bordetella petrii:
- the fliQ gene encoding flagellar biosynthesis protein FliQ codes for MTAETVMSMTYQALKIALAMAGPLLLVTLAVGLVIAVFQAATQINEMTLSFIPKLLAMCGVLVLMGPWLLGLMTDYIRQLIGQIPLLVS; via the coding sequence ATGACCGCTGAAACCGTCATGTCGATGACCTACCAGGCGCTGAAAATAGCGCTGGCCATGGCTGGCCCCCTGCTGCTGGTGACCCTGGCAGTGGGCCTGGTCATCGCCGTGTTCCAGGCCGCTACGCAGATCAACGAAATGACGCTGTCGTTCATCCCCAAGTTGCTGGCCATGTGCGGCGTGCTGGTGCTGATGGGCCCCTGGCTGCTGGGCCTGATGACCGACTACATCCGTCAGCTGATCGGCCAGATTCCGTTGCTGGTCTCGTAG
- a CDS encoding methyl-accepting chemotaxis protein: MLSNMKVRTGILLVLGVLLLALLASNGTAWLAMYSSNDKLDRVNSAYSNQVVPVYEASTLLQRSRLNLAAAAVELQAGRFPEADRFLQRAREAGNTAAQVMADFMKREKSATLQEKSATLNTAYQRYASQAQSQGEALGKQDTRAFIERNDDTQAAAIAFDETLAGYLKYIDERTDELVVEAHTDYSMSRIVSIALAAIALVLAALCWIFMQRSVLRPLRLAGQHFDKIAAGDLTARVEVHSTNEMGHLFSALRRMQENLARTVSQVRRGVDEINVGSREISAGNTDLSSRTEQQAASLEETAASMEELASTVKQNADNARQANQLAASASDVAERGGAAVSEVVSTMEGISASSRKISEIVSVIDGIAFQTNILALNAAVEAARAGEQGKGFAVVAGEVRSLAQRSAQAAKEIKVLIEDSVSKVGTGSQQVERAGATMQEIVASVKRVTDIMGEISAASEEQSGGIDQVNRAVSQMDEVTQQNAALVEEAAAAAGSLQEQAQQLAEAVAVFKINAGEVIEVPAQQLTAQHAPRVAESARQSAATATTAARGAEPAPSAPLRQLPGATTQAPAPAAAAAAPRTARSVRRADQASAPAESTASSVTRRAAAAQPQAEGASASRPARRPTVAATGPIAANSAARRAAAADDDWESF, from the coding sequence ATGCTGTCCAATATGAAAGTACGCACAGGCATCCTGCTTGTGCTCGGCGTATTACTGCTGGCCTTGTTGGCATCCAACGGCACTGCCTGGCTGGCCATGTATTCCAGCAACGACAAGCTCGATCGGGTCAATTCGGCTTATTCGAACCAAGTTGTGCCGGTATATGAGGCCAGCACCCTGCTGCAGCGCTCGCGCCTGAACCTGGCGGCGGCAGCCGTCGAGCTGCAAGCGGGCCGCTTCCCCGAAGCCGACCGGTTTCTGCAGCGCGCGCGGGAGGCCGGCAATACGGCTGCGCAGGTAATGGCTGACTTCATGAAAAGGGAGAAGAGCGCCACGTTGCAGGAAAAGTCGGCCACCCTGAATACAGCCTACCAGCGTTACGCCAGCCAGGCGCAGTCGCAGGGTGAGGCGCTGGGCAAGCAGGACACCCGCGCGTTTATCGAGCGCAACGACGACACCCAGGCCGCCGCGATCGCATTCGACGAGACGCTGGCGGGTTATCTGAAGTACATCGATGAGCGCACCGACGAGCTGGTGGTCGAGGCGCATACCGACTACTCCATGTCCCGCATCGTGTCGATCGCGCTGGCGGCCATTGCCTTGGTGTTGGCGGCATTGTGCTGGATATTCATGCAGCGCAGCGTGCTGCGGCCGTTGCGCCTGGCGGGCCAGCATTTTGACAAGATCGCCGCGGGCGACCTGACGGCCCGGGTCGAGGTGCACAGCACGAACGAAATGGGGCACCTGTTCTCGGCGTTGCGGCGCATGCAGGAGAACCTGGCGCGCACGGTGTCGCAGGTGCGCCGCGGGGTGGACGAGATCAACGTGGGTTCGCGCGAGATTTCGGCGGGCAACACCGACCTGAGCAGCCGTACCGAGCAACAGGCGGCGTCGCTGGAAGAGACGGCGGCGTCGATGGAAGAGTTGGCCTCGACGGTCAAGCAGAACGCCGACAACGCGCGCCAGGCGAATCAGCTGGCGGCCAGCGCCTCGGACGTGGCCGAGCGCGGCGGAGCGGCGGTCTCGGAAGTGGTGAGCACGATGGAAGGGATTTCGGCGAGCTCGCGCAAGATTTCCGAGATTGTGTCGGTGATTGACGGGATCGCGTTCCAGACGAACATTCTGGCGCTGAACGCGGCGGTGGAAGCGGCGCGCGCGGGCGAGCAGGGCAAGGGCTTTGCGGTGGTGGCGGGCGAAGTGCGCTCGCTGGCGCAGCGCAGCGCGCAGGCGGCCAAGGAAATCAAGGTGCTGATCGAGGACTCGGTGAGCAAGGTGGGCACGGGTTCGCAGCAGGTGGAGCGGGCCGGTGCGACGATGCAAGAGATCGTGGCGTCGGTCAAGCGGGTGACGGACATCATGGGCGAGATTTCGGCGGCCTCGGAAGAGCAGTCGGGCGGGATCGACCAGGTGAACCGCGCGGTGTCGCAGATGGATGAAGTGACGCAGCAGAACGCGGCGCTGGTGGAAGAGGCGGCCGCGGCGGCGGGCTCGCTGCAAGAGCAGGCGCAGCAGCTGGCCGAGGCGGTGGCGGTGTTCAAGATCAACGCCGGCGAAGTCATCGAAGTGCCGGCCCAGCAATTGACGGCCCAACACGCGCCGCGCGTGGCCGAGAGCGCGCGGCAGTCGGCGGCGACTGCAACCACGGCCGCCCGCGGCGCCGAGCCGGCGCCCTCGGCGCCGCTGCGCCAGTTGCCTGGGGCGACGACGCAGGCGCCGGCGCCAGCCGCCGCGGCTGCTGCGCCGCGCACGGCGCGCAGTGTACGCCGGGCCGACCAGGCGTCCGCGCCGGCGGAAAGCACCGCGTCGTCGGTTACGCGACGTGCCGCCGCGGCACAACCGCAGGCCGAAGGCGCCAGCGCCTCGCGCCCGGCGCGCCGCCCGACGGTTGCGGCCACGGGGCCGATTGCGGCGAACTCGGCAGCCCGTCGCGCCGCCGCGGCGGACGACGATTGGGAATCTTTCTGA
- the fliR gene encoding flagellar biosynthetic protein FliR, producing MINFTQQQLDAWLLQFLWPFVRMLALVGSAPLFSESTIPIRIKVALAFMLTVAVAPGLEPPPAIPPGSYAGLWLLGQQVLIGIAMGFTMRIVFAAVQTAGEFVGLQMGLSFASFFDPSTGANTAVLSRLLNIVAMLVFLALDGHLLVLAALVRSFDVLPLTQLTLDPNGWGILVQWGQTIFVSGLLLALPLICALLTINLAMGILNRAAPQLSVFAVGFPVSLITGLLLLAAVLPHAAPFLEGLMRDGLQAISDVLGGLAAR from the coding sequence ATGATCAACTTCACCCAGCAGCAGCTCGACGCATGGCTGCTGCAGTTCCTTTGGCCGTTCGTGCGCATGCTGGCGCTGGTGGGCAGCGCGCCGCTGTTCTCCGAATCCACCATCCCTATCCGGATCAAGGTGGCGCTGGCTTTCATGCTCACCGTGGCAGTGGCGCCCGGCCTGGAGCCCCCGCCCGCCATTCCGCCCGGTTCGTACGCCGGGCTATGGCTGCTGGGCCAGCAAGTGCTGATCGGCATCGCCATGGGATTCACCATGCGCATCGTATTCGCCGCGGTGCAGACGGCCGGCGAGTTCGTGGGCCTGCAAATGGGGCTGTCGTTCGCTTCATTCTTCGATCCCTCCACCGGCGCCAACACCGCGGTGCTGTCGCGGCTGTTGAATATCGTAGCCATGCTGGTGTTCCTGGCCCTGGACGGCCACCTGCTGGTGCTGGCGGCGCTGGTGCGCTCATTCGACGTACTGCCCCTGACGCAACTGACGCTCGACCCCAATGGCTGGGGCATCCTGGTGCAGTGGGGGCAGACCATTTTCGTATCCGGCCTGCTGCTCGCGCTGCCACTGATCTGCGCCCTGCTGACCATCAACCTGGCCATGGGCATCCTGAATCGCGCGGCCCCGCAGCTGTCGGTATTCGCGGTGGGGTTCCCTGTCAGCTTGATCACCGGCCTGCTGCTGCTGGCGGCCGTGCTGCCGCATGCCGCCCCGTTCCTGGAAGGCCTGATGCGAGATGGCTTGCAGGCAATCAGTGACGTCTTGGGCGGGCTGGCCGCGCGCTAG
- the flgL gene encoding flagellar hook-associated protein FlgL, giving the protein MRLSTALIYQNGLNGILKQESTLSRLQEQLASGRRVLTPADDPLAASLAVNVSQTSSMNATYASNRNTAKQTLGLESNALSSVVTTLQSVLQRVVQAGGTLSDPDRQALVTELEASRDQLVGLANSTDGNGQYLFSGHQGFSAPVTLDADGNVSYGGDNGQRLIQVDQSRQMAGSDVISDIFGKASAGSKAYIVEANEANTGTGQFSSVSFDTTTGSGANQDFIVTFSDVGGVLHYTTDTVPSSAPVTAPYVEGQTIDLGGISFSVSGQPAVGDSYTIETPKASNMDMFETLDTLIDTLGRSTTNDPAAVAAINNALATANKKLNLTLDNVLTVQASVGARLNELDALDAVGSQRTLSYTKQLSNLEDVDVYSVTSELLLRKVALDAASSSFSIIQGSSLFSRGR; this is encoded by the coding sequence ATGCGCCTGAGCACTGCCCTGATTTACCAGAACGGCCTGAACGGCATCCTGAAGCAAGAAAGCACGCTGTCGCGGCTGCAGGAGCAACTGGCCAGCGGCCGCCGCGTGCTGACGCCGGCCGACGACCCGCTGGCCGCCTCGCTGGCGGTAAACGTGTCGCAGACGTCGAGCATGAACGCCACTTACGCGTCCAACCGCAATACGGCCAAGCAGACCCTGGGGCTGGAGAGCAATGCCCTGAGTTCGGTGGTGACCACGCTGCAGTCGGTGCTGCAGCGCGTGGTGCAGGCCGGCGGCACGCTCAGCGACCCCGACCGGCAGGCGCTGGTGACCGAGCTCGAGGCCTCGCGCGACCAGCTGGTGGGCCTGGCCAATTCGACCGACGGCAATGGCCAATATCTGTTTTCGGGCCATCAGGGCTTCAGCGCGCCTGTTACGCTCGACGCCGACGGCAACGTGAGCTATGGCGGCGACAACGGCCAGCGCCTGATCCAGGTCGACCAAAGCCGGCAGATGGCGGGCAGCGACGTGATCTCGGACATCTTCGGCAAGGCGTCGGCGGGTTCGAAGGCCTATATCGTCGAGGCTAACGAGGCGAACACCGGTACGGGCCAATTCAGCTCGGTGTCGTTCGACACGACGACTGGCAGCGGGGCGAATCAGGACTTCATCGTTACGTTCTCGGATGTCGGCGGCGTGTTGCACTATACGACCGATACGGTGCCGAGTTCGGCGCCGGTAACCGCGCCTTATGTCGAAGGCCAGACCATCGACCTGGGCGGCATCAGTTTCAGCGTGTCGGGGCAGCCGGCCGTGGGCGACAGCTACACCATCGAGACGCCCAAGGCGTCGAACATGGATATGTTCGAAACGCTCGACACCCTGATCGACACGCTGGGCCGTTCGACCACCAACGATCCCGCCGCGGTTGCCGCCATCAACAACGCGTTGGCCACGGCCAACAAGAAGCTGAACCTCACCCTGGACAATGTGCTCACCGTGCAGGCATCGGTGGGCGCCCGCCTGAACGAGCTCGATGCGCTCGATGCGGTGGGTTCGCAGCGCACGCTGTCGTATACCAAGCAGCTCTCCAACCTGGAAGACGTGGACGTCTATTCCGTGACCTCTGAACTGCTGCTGCGCAAGGTTGCGCTCGACGCGGCGAGTTCGTCGTTTTCGATCATCCAGGGTTCCAGCCTATTCAGCCGAGGCCGTTAA
- a CDS encoding methyl-accepting chemotaxis protein — translation MDATFDTGAKPAKAKKRARAPKQKRSWKIRDARVGTLLLLVMGFFAVLIAAVGALAAYFLQSNYESIRQINDLTARAKQVEIINSDMLRSRVDLMVAARYLQESGWGSGEKSAAEAKKALEAATSRLDGVRKRFSDFQQNMLEDDAGRRLSMDLVRRYRAYIDDGVDTMVEALRSEDYSTFYMVNNEYGTPRSETFIEAIAKFTDYIQEQRDANIATAQTNFERAVLAVGVAVVLALVLMLVARVVFGRLVVRPLIDAGQHFDKIAAGDLTARVEVRNSNEIGQLFSALKRMQENLARTVSQVRRGVDEINVGSREISAGNTDLSSRTEQQAASLEETAASMEELASTVKQNADNARQANQLAASASDVAERGGAAVSEVVSTMEGISASSRKISEIVSVIDGIAFQTNILALNAAVEAARAGEQGKGFAVVAGEVRSLAQRSAQAAKEIKVLIEDSVSKVGTGSQQVERAGATMQEIVASVKRVTDIMGEISAASEEQSGGIDQVNRAVSQMDEVTQQNAALVEEAAAAAGSLQEQAQQLAEAVAVFKINAGEVIEVPAQQLTGNYAAPLVAQS, via the coding sequence ATGGACGCGACTTTCGATACCGGCGCCAAGCCGGCCAAGGCCAAGAAACGGGCGCGTGCGCCCAAGCAGAAGCGCTCATGGAAAATTCGCGACGCACGGGTGGGCACGCTGCTGCTGCTGGTGATGGGCTTCTTCGCCGTGCTGATTGCGGCGGTGGGCGCCCTGGCAGCGTATTTTCTGCAGAGCAACTATGAATCGATCCGCCAGATCAACGACCTGACCGCGCGCGCCAAGCAAGTCGAAATCATCAATAGCGACATGCTGCGTTCGCGCGTCGACCTGATGGTGGCGGCCCGCTACTTGCAGGAGTCGGGCTGGGGCAGCGGCGAGAAGTCGGCCGCCGAAGCCAAGAAGGCGCTGGAGGCGGCCACTTCGCGCCTGGACGGCGTGCGCAAGCGCTTTTCGGATTTCCAGCAGAACATGCTGGAAGACGATGCCGGACGCCGCCTGTCGATGGACCTGGTGCGCCGCTACCGTGCTTATATCGACGATGGCGTCGACACCATGGTCGAGGCGCTGCGCAGCGAAGATTACTCGACCTTCTATATGGTGAACAACGAGTACGGCACGCCGCGCAGCGAGACGTTCATCGAGGCGATCGCCAAGTTCACCGACTACATCCAGGAACAGCGGGACGCCAATATTGCCACGGCGCAGACCAATTTCGAGCGAGCGGTGCTGGCGGTGGGCGTGGCCGTAGTGTTGGCCCTGGTGCTGATGTTGGTGGCGCGCGTGGTGTTTGGTCGCCTGGTGGTGCGTCCGCTGATCGACGCCGGCCAGCATTTCGACAAGATCGCCGCGGGCGACCTGACGGCCCGGGTCGAGGTGCGCAACAGCAATGAAATCGGCCAACTGTTCTCGGCGTTAAAGCGCATGCAGGAGAACCTGGCGCGCACGGTGTCGCAGGTGCGCCGCGGGGTGGACGAGATAAACGTGGGTTCGCGCGAGATTTCGGCGGGCAACACCGACCTGAGCAGCCGTACCGAGCAACAGGCGGCGTCGCTGGAAGAGACGGCGGCGTCGATGGAAGAGCTGGCCTCGACGGTCAAGCAGAACGCCGACAACGCGCGCCAGGCGAATCAGCTGGCGGCCAGCGCCTCGGACGTGGCCGAGCGCGGCGGGGCGGCGGTCTCGGAAGTGGTGAGCACGATGGAAGGGATTTCGGCGAGCTCGCGCAAGATTTCCGAGATTGTGTCGGTGATTGACGGGATCGCGTTCCAGACGAACATACTGGCGCTGAACGCGGCGGTGGAAGCGGCGCGCGCGGGCGAGCAGGGCAAGGGCTTTGCGGTGGTGGCGGGCGAAGTGCGCTCGCTGGCGCAGCGCAGCGCGCAGGCGGCCAAGGAAATCAAGGTGCTGATCGAGGACTCGGTGAGCAAGGTGGGCACGGGTTCGCAGCAGGTGGAGCGGGCCGGTGCGACGATGCAAGAGATCGTGGCGTCGGTCAAGCGGGTGACGGACATCATGGGCGAGATTTCGGCGGCCTCGGAAGAGCAGTCGGGCGGGATCGACCAGGTGAACCGCGCGGTGTCGCAGATGGATGAGGTGACGCAGCAGAACGCGGCGCTGGTGGAAGAGGCGGCCGCGGCGGCGGGTTCGCTGCAAGAGCAGGCGCAGCAGCTGGCCGAGGCGGTGGCGGTGTTCAAGATCAACGCCGGCGAAGTCATCGAAGTGCCGGCCCAGCAATTGACAGGCAATTACGCTGCGCCCCTGGTGGCCCAGTCATAA
- the fliP gene encoding flagellar type III secretion system pore protein FliP (The bacterial flagellar biogenesis protein FliP forms a type III secretion system (T3SS)-type pore required for flagellar assembly.), which translates to MHHFRSCRRVPLALAAAALAGLALFPAGVVAQATLPALTATPGPGGAQTYSLSMQTLLLMTSLSFLPAALLMMTGFTRIIIVLGLLRSALGTAMSPPNHVLIGLALFLTFYTMSPVFDRIYSEAYKPLSEGSIPFETAVERAAAPLHTFMLHQTRENDLTLFANLANQPALEDPSQVPMKILVPAFITSELKTAFQIGFTIFIPFLIIDLVVASVLMALGMMMVPPVTVALPFKLMLFVLADGWNLLLGSLASSFYQ; encoded by the coding sequence TGGCCGCCGCCGCGCTGGCGGGGCTGGCGCTGTTTCCGGCGGGCGTCGTGGCCCAGGCCACCCTGCCTGCCCTGACCGCCACGCCTGGCCCCGGCGGCGCGCAGACGTATTCGCTCAGCATGCAGACGCTGCTGCTGATGACTTCGCTGTCGTTCCTGCCGGCGGCACTGCTGATGATGACGGGCTTCACGCGCATCATCATCGTGCTGGGGCTGCTGCGCAGCGCCCTGGGCACGGCCATGTCGCCGCCCAACCACGTGCTGATCGGGCTGGCCTTGTTTCTTACCTTCTACACCATGTCGCCGGTGTTCGACCGCATCTACAGCGAAGCCTACAAGCCGCTGTCGGAAGGTTCGATTCCCTTCGAAACGGCCGTCGAGCGCGCCGCCGCGCCATTGCACACGTTCATGCTGCACCAGACGCGCGAGAACGACCTGACCCTGTTCGCCAACCTGGCGAACCAGCCGGCCCTGGAAGATCCGTCGCAGGTGCCCATGAAGATCCTGGTGCCCGCCTTCATCACCAGTGAACTGAAAACGGCTTTTCAGATCGGCTTCACCATCTTCATTCCTTTCCTGATCATCGATCTGGTGGTGGCCAGCGTGTTGATGGCGCTGGGCATGATGATGGTTCCGCCGGTCACCGTGGCCCTGCCTTTCAAGCTGATGCTGTTCGTGCTGGCCGACGGCTGGAACCTGCTGCTGGGGTCGCTGGCCAGCAGTTTCTACCAATAA